Proteins co-encoded in one Chroicocephalus ridibundus chromosome 6, bChrRid1.1, whole genome shotgun sequence genomic window:
- the SFR1 gene encoding swi5-dependent recombination DNA repair protein 1 homolog — MEEPVLEKMTSLCHTPTDSMRAAPQGTSSGKQPMSAALRERLRKTRRSFNANFTVAKRLKIDTQENDCADADKGCLPKTSTECSRLRDSSENLERNSTEHICIKSPLQESGLSGSAQNPEVLQADLSQQQALAEKVRLLKQVQEKEELLRRLKMVKMYRSKNNLSELQALIVKWRSSTQLMLYELQSAFSADGKKVSLTQLIDTFGLEDQLLHYSRTEEDFVDA, encoded by the exons ATGGAAGAACCGGTGCTTGAAAAAATGACATCTTTGTGCCATACTCCAACAGATTCTATGAGAGCAGCTCCACAGGGGACTAGTTCAGGAAAACAG ccaatgAGCGCAGCTCTGAGGGAGCGATTAAGGAAAACAAGACGTTCGTTTAATGCTAATTTTACAGTGGCAAAGCGGCTCAAAATAGACACTCAAGAAAACGACTGTGCTGATGCTGACAAAGGGTGCCTGCCAAAGACAAGTACAGAATGTTCCAGACTACGAGACAGTTCtgaaaacctggaaagaaacagCACTGAACATATATGTATCAAAAGTCCCTTACAGGAGAGTGGTCTCTCTGGATCAGCACAGAATCCTGAGGTGCTACAGGCTGATCTTAGTCAGCAACAGGCCCTGGCAGAAAAAGTAAGGCTGTTGAAACAAGTGCAAGAGAAGGAAGAACTACTTCGAAGGCTCAAAATGGTTAAGATGTATCGATCTAAG AATAACCTGTCTGAACTGCAGGCTTTGATAGTGAAATGGAGAAGTAGTACCCAGCTGATGCTATATGAACTACAGTCAGCCTTTTCTGCAGATGGCAAGAAAGTGAGTCTCACTCAGCTGATAGATACTTTTGGATTAGAAGACCAGTTATTGCACTACAGCAGGACAGAAGAAGACTTTGTAGATGCATAA